The Oncorhynchus keta strain PuntledgeMale-10-30-2019 chromosome 17, Oket_V2, whole genome shotgun sequence genome has a window encoding:
- the LOC118396717 gene encoding tropomyosin alpha-1 chain isoform X4: MDAIKKKMQMLKLDKENALDRAEGAEGDKKAAEDKSKQLEDEISELEKKLRITEDERDKVLDEFQAAEEKFLNAEEVATKAEADVASLNRRIQLVEEELDRAQERLATALTKLEEAEKAADESERGMKVIENRASKDEEKMELQDIQLKEAKHIAEEADRKYEEVARKLVIIESDLERTEERAELSEGKCSELEEELKTVTNNLKSLEAQAEKYSQKEDKYEEEIKVLTDKLKEAETRAEFAERSVAKLEKTIDDLEEKLAHAKEENLDMHQMLDQTLMELNNM, from the exons ATGGATGCCATCAAGAAGAAGATGCAGATGCTCAAGCTCGACAAGGAGAATGCCTTGGACAGAGCTGAGGGAGCCGAGGGAGACAAGAAGGCAGCAGAGGACAAGAGCAAACAG TTAGAGGATGAAATAAGTGAATTGGAAAAGAAATTACGGATCACCGAAGATGAACGTGATAAAGTGCTTGATGAGTTCCAAGCCGCGGAGGAAAAGTTTCTGAACGCCGAGGAGGTGGCCACCAAG gCTGAGGCCGATGTCGCTTCCCTTAACAGACGTATCCAGCTAGTTGAGGAGGAGTTGGATCGTGCTCAGGAGCGTCTGGCAACTGCCCTGACCAAGCTGGAGGAGGCTGAGAAGGCGGCTGACGAGTCCGAGAG AGGCATGAAGGTCATTGAGAACAGGGCCTCCAAGGATGAGGAGAAGATGGAGCTGCAGGATATCCAGCTGAAGGAGGCCAAGCACATCGCTGAGGAGGCTGACCGCAAATACGAGGAG GTTGCCCGTAAGCTGGTCATCATTGAGAGTGATCTGGAACGTACAGAAGAGCGCGCCGAGCTTTCAGAAGG CAAATGCTCTGAGCTTGAGGAAGAGTTGAAAACTGTGACCAACAACCTGAAGTCACTGGAGGCCCAGGCTGAGAAG TACTCACAGAAGGAGGACAAGTACGAGGAGGAGATCAAGGTCCTCACTGACAAGCTGAAGGAG GCTGAGACTCGTGCTGAGTTCGCTGAGAGATCAGTAGCCAAACTTGAGAAGACCATCGACGACTTGGAAG AGAAACTGGCACATGCTAAAGAAGAGAACCTCGATATGCACCAGATGCTGGACCAGACTCTAATGGAACTAAATAACATGTGA
- the lactb gene encoding serine beta-lactamase-like protein LACTB, mitochondrial isoform X1: MSWLFYSPFKRFCVKCKDCPAVTARCYSSLLTPIRCPQLSKQQTFVVLQQQQRKCFGPSRLTSRFYSRSKFWIGGIGAGIVLALGLKYHTDIAELSCEEDFQHTGRYGAAIQVSRDLVQRIKVQDEVGAPGLVVGVSVDGSQVWCEGLGYADLENRVPCGPETVLRIASISKPLTTAAAARLWEEGKLDLDAPVQKYVPEFPQKQFEGEDVTITPRLILSHLSGIRHYEKDAKKVREDREKAKRPLKLPGEEEKSLSENKPKTEDSSTKSKENKPAQKKKEFEQEEYYLKDSFESVIRALDLFKDDTLVFKPGTTFLYSTHAFTLLSAVVERAAGQHFLDHMMKMFRELGMLNTVPDENDPIIYNRSRFYHFNKKGRIVNCPYVDNSYKWAGGGFLSTVGDMLLFGNALLFSYQVANLKDCTDLLPGFLKPETAQALWAPVDKTVASWDKDGLYAQGWLVVEKEQKYGQCRRRRHYVSHTGGAVGASSVLLVLPRKTVQHPEGLTTALPQGIVVTIITNMQSVGLNSTALKIAHEFDKARG; this comes from the exons ATGTCGTGGTTATTTTACTCGCCATTCAAGCGTTTTTGTGTCAAGTGTAAAGATTGTCCTGCAGTGACCGCGCGCTGCTATTCCTCTTTGTTGACTCCAATTCGGTGCCCCCAGCTGTCAAAACAACAGACCTTTGTCGTGTTACAACAGCAGCAGAGAAAATGTTTCGGACCTTCACGCCTAACTTCTCGGTTTTACTCAAGGTCAAAGTTTTGGATTGGGGGAATAGGTGCGGGCATTGTTTTAGCTTTGGGATTGAAATATCACACTGACATAGCTGAGCTCTCATGTGAAGAGGACTTCCAACATACTGGAAGATATGGTGCTGCCATTCAAGTTAGCAGAGACCTTGTTCAGCGGATAAAGGTACAG GATGAGGTTGGAGCTCCAGGGCTGGTGGTCGGTGTGTCTGTGGATGGCTCTCAAGTCTGGTGCGAAG GACTTGGCTATGCTGACTTAGAGAACCGTGTGCCCTGTGGACCAGAGACAGTGCTGAGGATCGCCAGCATCAGTAAACCCCTAACTACAGCAGCAGCAGCCCGCCTGTGGGAGGAGGGGAAGCTTGACCTCGATGCCCCTGTCCAGAAATACGTCCCTGAGTTCCCCCAAAAACAGTTTGAGGGAGAAGAT GTGACAATAACTCCACGGTTGATTCTCTCTCATCTGAGTGGCATACGGCACTACGAGAAGGATGCCAAGAAagtgagggaggacagggagaaggCCAAACGACCTTTAAAACTGCCTGGTGAAGAGGAAAAGAGCTTGTCTGAAAACAAACCCAAGACCGAGGACAGCAGCACCAAGAGCAAAGAAAACAAACCGGCTCAGAAGAAAAAAGAGTTTGAGCAAGAAGAGTACTACCTGAAAGACAGCTTTGAAAGTGTCATTCGTGCCTTGGACCTGTTCAAAGACGACACTCTCGTTTTCAAACCTG GCACCACCTTCCTGTACTCAACCCACGCCTTCACCCTCCTCAGTGCCGTGGTGGAGAGAGCTGCTGGCCAGCACTTCCTGGATCACATGATGAAGATGTTCAGGGAACTGGGCATGCTCAACACTGTGCCAGATGAGAATGACCCCATTATCTATAACCGCTCAAG GTTTTATCATTTCAATAAGAAAGGACGCATAGTAAACTGCCCTTACGTGGATAACTCTTATAAATGGGCAGGAGGTGGCTTTCTCTCCACTGTGGGAGACATGCTCCTGTTTGGGAATGCTCTGCTCTTCAGCTACCAAGTGGCCAACCTGAAGGACTGCACAGACCTCCTGCCTGGCTTCCTCAAACCAGAGACAGCCCAGGCTCTGTGGGCCCCTGTGGACAAGACAGTGGCCTCCTGGGATAAGGATGGGCTGTATGCACAGGGCTGGCTGGTGGTGGAGAAGGAGCAGAAGTATGGGCAGTGCAGGAGGCGCAGGCATTATGTCTCACACACCGGGGGCGCTGTGGGGGCCAGCAGTGTCCTGCTGGTTTTGCCCCGCAAGACAGTCCAGCATCCAGAAGGACTGACTACAGCCCTACCTCAGGGAATAGTGGTGACCATCATCACTAATATGCAGTCTGTGGGACTCAACAGCACAGCACTGAAAATCGCCCACGAGTTTGACAAAGCCAGAGGCTAA
- the LOC118396717 gene encoding tropomyosin alpha-1 chain isoform X2 encodes MDAIKKKMQMLKLDKENALDRAEGAEGDKKAAEDKSKQLEDDLVALQKKLKGTEDELDKYSESLKDAQEKLEVAEKTATDAEADVASLNRRIQLVEEELDRAQERLATALTKLEEAEKAADESERGMKVIENRASKDEEKMELQDIQLKEAKHIAEEADRKYEEVARKLVIIESDLERTEERAELSEGKCSELEEELKTVTNNLKSLEAQAEKYSQKEDKYEEEIKVLTDKLKEAETRAEFAERSVAKLEKTIDDLEEKLAHAKEENLDMHQMLDQTLMELNNM; translated from the exons ATGGATGCCATCAAGAAGAAGATGCAGATGCTCAAGCTCGACAAGGAGAATGCCTTGGACAGAGCTGAGGGAGCCGAGGGAGACAAGAAGGCAGCAGAGGACAAGAGCAAACAG CTCGAGGATGACTTGGTAGCTCTGCAGAAGAAGCTGAAGGGAACAGAGGATGAGTTGGACAAGTACTCCGAGTCCCTTAAGGATGCCCAGGAGAAACTTGAGGTGGCTGAGAAGACAGCCACGGAC gCTGAGGCCGATGTCGCTTCCCTTAACAGACGTATCCAGCTAGTTGAGGAGGAGTTGGATCGTGCTCAGGAGCGTCTGGCAACTGCCCTGACCAAGCTGGAGGAGGCTGAGAAGGCGGCTGACGAGTCCGAGAG AGGCATGAAGGTCATTGAGAACAGGGCCTCCAAGGATGAGGAGAAGATGGAGCTGCAGGATATCCAGCTGAAGGAGGCCAAGCACATCGCTGAGGAGGCTGACCGCAAATACGAGGAG GTTGCCCGTAAGCTGGTCATCATTGAGAGTGATCTGGAACGTACAGAAGAGCGCGCCGAGCTTTCAGAAGG CAAATGCTCTGAGCTTGAGGAAGAGTTGAAAACTGTGACCAACAACCTGAAGTCACTGGAGGCCCAGGCTGAGAAG TACTCACAGAAGGAGGACAAGTACGAGGAGGAGATCAAGGTCCTCACTGACAAGCTGAAGGAG GCTGAGACTCGTGCTGAGTTCGCTGAGAGATCAGTAGCCAAACTTGAGAAGACCATCGACGACTTGGAAG AGAAACTGGCACATGCTAAAGAAGAGAACCTCGATATGCACCAGATGCTGGACCAGACTCTAATGGAACTAAATAACATGTGA
- the LOC118396717 gene encoding tropomyosin alpha-1 chain isoform X5: MDAIKKKMQMLKLDKENALDRAEGAEGDKKAAEDKSKQLEDEISELEKKLRITEDERDKVLDEFQAAEEKFLNAEEVATKLEDDLVALQKKLKGTEDELDKYSESLKDAQEKLEVAEKTATDAEADVASLNRRIQLVEEELDRAQERLATALTKLEEAEKAADESERGMKVIENRASKDEEKMELQDIQLKEAKHIAEEADRKYEEVARKLVIIESDLERTEERAELSEGKCSELEEELKTVTNNLKSLEAQAEKYSQKEDKYEEEIKVLTDKLKEAETRAEFAERSVAKLEKTIDDLEEKLAHAKEENLDMHQMLDQTLMELNNM; this comes from the exons ATGGATGCCATCAAGAAGAAGATGCAGATGCTCAAGCTCGACAAGGAGAATGCCTTGGACAGAGCTGAGGGAGCCGAGGGAGACAAGAAGGCAGCAGAGGACAAGAGCAAACAG TTAGAGGATGAAATAAGTGAATTGGAAAAGAAATTACGGATCACCGAAGATGAACGTGATAAAGTGCTTGATGAGTTCCAAGCCGCGGAGGAAAAGTTTCTGAACGCCGAGGAGGTGGCCACCAAG CTCGAGGATGACTTGGTAGCTCTGCAGAAGAAGCTGAAGGGAACAGAGGATGAGTTGGACAAGTACTCCGAGTCCCTTAAGGATGCCCAGGAGAAACTTGAGGTGGCTGAGAAGACAGCCACGGAC gCTGAGGCCGATGTCGCTTCCCTTAACAGACGTATCCAGCTAGTTGAGGAGGAGTTGGATCGTGCTCAGGAGCGTCTGGCAACTGCCCTGACCAAGCTGGAGGAGGCTGAGAAGGCGGCTGACGAGTCCGAGAG AGGCATGAAGGTCATTGAGAACAGGGCCTCCAAGGATGAGGAGAAGATGGAGCTGCAGGATATCCAGCTGAAGGAGGCCAAGCACATCGCTGAGGAGGCTGACCGCAAATACGAGGAG GTTGCCCGTAAGCTGGTCATCATTGAGAGTGATCTGGAACGTACAGAAGAGCGCGCCGAGCTTTCAGAAGG CAAATGCTCTGAGCTTGAGGAAGAGTTGAAAACTGTGACCAACAACCTGAAGTCACTGGAGGCCCAGGCTGAGAAG TACTCACAGAAGGAGGACAAGTACGAGGAGGAGATCAAGGTCCTCACTGACAAGCTGAAGGAG GCTGAGACTCGTGCTGAGTTCGCTGAGAGATCAGTAGCCAAACTTGAGAAGACCATCGACGACTTGGAAG AGAAACTGGCACATGCTAAAGAAGAGAACCTCGATATGCACCAGATGCTGGACCAGACTCTAATGGAACTAAATAACATGTGA
- the LOC118396717 gene encoding tropomyosin alpha-1 chain isoform X3 produces the protein MDAIKKKMQMLKLDKENALDRAEGAEGDKKAAEDKSKQLEDEISELEKKLRITEDERDKVLDEFQAAEEKFLNAEEVATKAEADVASLNRRIQLVEEELDRAQERLATALTKLEEAEKAADESERGMKVIENRASKDEEKMELQDIQLKEAKHIAEEADRKYEEVARKLVIIESDLERTEERAELSEGKCSELEEELKTVTNNLKSLEAQAEKYSQKEDKYEEEIKVLTDKLKEAETRAEFAERSVAKLEKTIDDLEDELYAQKLKYKAISEELDNALNDMTSI, from the exons ATGGATGCCATCAAGAAGAAGATGCAGATGCTCAAGCTCGACAAGGAGAATGCCTTGGACAGAGCTGAGGGAGCCGAGGGAGACAAGAAGGCAGCAGAGGACAAGAGCAAACAG TTAGAGGATGAAATAAGTGAATTGGAAAAGAAATTACGGATCACCGAAGATGAACGTGATAAAGTGCTTGATGAGTTCCAAGCCGCGGAGGAAAAGTTTCTGAACGCCGAGGAGGTGGCCACCAAG gCTGAGGCCGATGTCGCTTCCCTTAACAGACGTATCCAGCTAGTTGAGGAGGAGTTGGATCGTGCTCAGGAGCGTCTGGCAACTGCCCTGACCAAGCTGGAGGAGGCTGAGAAGGCGGCTGACGAGTCCGAGAG AGGCATGAAGGTCATTGAGAACAGGGCCTCCAAGGATGAGGAGAAGATGGAGCTGCAGGATATCCAGCTGAAGGAGGCCAAGCACATCGCTGAGGAGGCTGACCGCAAATACGAGGAG GTTGCCCGTAAGCTGGTCATCATTGAGAGTGATCTGGAACGTACAGAAGAGCGCGCCGAGCTTTCAGAAGG CAAATGCTCTGAGCTTGAGGAAGAGTTGAAAACTGTGACCAACAACCTGAAGTCACTGGAGGCCCAGGCTGAGAAG TACTCACAGAAGGAGGACAAGTACGAGGAGGAGATCAAGGTCCTCACTGACAAGCTGAAGGAG GCTGAGACTCGTGCTGAGTTCGCTGAGAGATCAGTAGCCAAACTTGAGAAGACCATCGACGACTTGGAAG ATGAGTTGTATGCCCAGAAACTGAAGTACAAGGCAATCAGCGAGGAGCTGGACAACGCCCTCAACGACATGACTTCCAT ATAA
- the lactb gene encoding serine beta-lactamase-like protein LACTB, mitochondrial isoform X2 — translation MSWLFYSPFKRFCVKCKDCPAVTARCYSSLLTPIRCPQLSKQQTFVVLQQQQRKCFGPSRLTSRFYSRSKFWIGGIGAGIVLALGLKYHTDIAELSCEEDFQHTGRYGAAIQVSRDLVQRIKDEVGAPGLVVGVSVDGSQVWCEGLGYADLENRVPCGPETVLRIASISKPLTTAAAARLWEEGKLDLDAPVQKYVPEFPQKQFEGEDVTITPRLILSHLSGIRHYEKDAKKVREDREKAKRPLKLPGEEEKSLSENKPKTEDSSTKSKENKPAQKKKEFEQEEYYLKDSFESVIRALDLFKDDTLVFKPGTTFLYSTHAFTLLSAVVERAAGQHFLDHMMKMFRELGMLNTVPDENDPIIYNRSRFYHFNKKGRIVNCPYVDNSYKWAGGGFLSTVGDMLLFGNALLFSYQVANLKDCTDLLPGFLKPETAQALWAPVDKTVASWDKDGLYAQGWLVVEKEQKYGQCRRRRHYVSHTGGAVGASSVLLVLPRKTVQHPEGLTTALPQGIVVTIITNMQSVGLNSTALKIAHEFDKARG, via the exons ATGTCGTGGTTATTTTACTCGCCATTCAAGCGTTTTTGTGTCAAGTGTAAAGATTGTCCTGCAGTGACCGCGCGCTGCTATTCCTCTTTGTTGACTCCAATTCGGTGCCCCCAGCTGTCAAAACAACAGACCTTTGTCGTGTTACAACAGCAGCAGAGAAAATGTTTCGGACCTTCACGCCTAACTTCTCGGTTTTACTCAAGGTCAAAGTTTTGGATTGGGGGAATAGGTGCGGGCATTGTTTTAGCTTTGGGATTGAAATATCACACTGACATAGCTGAGCTCTCATGTGAAGAGGACTTCCAACATACTGGAAGATATGGTGCTGCCATTCAAGTTAGCAGAGACCTTGTTCAGCGGATAAAG GATGAGGTTGGAGCTCCAGGGCTGGTGGTCGGTGTGTCTGTGGATGGCTCTCAAGTCTGGTGCGAAG GACTTGGCTATGCTGACTTAGAGAACCGTGTGCCCTGTGGACCAGAGACAGTGCTGAGGATCGCCAGCATCAGTAAACCCCTAACTACAGCAGCAGCAGCCCGCCTGTGGGAGGAGGGGAAGCTTGACCTCGATGCCCCTGTCCAGAAATACGTCCCTGAGTTCCCCCAAAAACAGTTTGAGGGAGAAGAT GTGACAATAACTCCACGGTTGATTCTCTCTCATCTGAGTGGCATACGGCACTACGAGAAGGATGCCAAGAAagtgagggaggacagggagaaggCCAAACGACCTTTAAAACTGCCTGGTGAAGAGGAAAAGAGCTTGTCTGAAAACAAACCCAAGACCGAGGACAGCAGCACCAAGAGCAAAGAAAACAAACCGGCTCAGAAGAAAAAAGAGTTTGAGCAAGAAGAGTACTACCTGAAAGACAGCTTTGAAAGTGTCATTCGTGCCTTGGACCTGTTCAAAGACGACACTCTCGTTTTCAAACCTG GCACCACCTTCCTGTACTCAACCCACGCCTTCACCCTCCTCAGTGCCGTGGTGGAGAGAGCTGCTGGCCAGCACTTCCTGGATCACATGATGAAGATGTTCAGGGAACTGGGCATGCTCAACACTGTGCCAGATGAGAATGACCCCATTATCTATAACCGCTCAAG GTTTTATCATTTCAATAAGAAAGGACGCATAGTAAACTGCCCTTACGTGGATAACTCTTATAAATGGGCAGGAGGTGGCTTTCTCTCCACTGTGGGAGACATGCTCCTGTTTGGGAATGCTCTGCTCTTCAGCTACCAAGTGGCCAACCTGAAGGACTGCACAGACCTCCTGCCTGGCTTCCTCAAACCAGAGACAGCCCAGGCTCTGTGGGCCCCTGTGGACAAGACAGTGGCCTCCTGGGATAAGGATGGGCTGTATGCACAGGGCTGGCTGGTGGTGGAGAAGGAGCAGAAGTATGGGCAGTGCAGGAGGCGCAGGCATTATGTCTCACACACCGGGGGCGCTGTGGGGGCCAGCAGTGTCCTGCTGGTTTTGCCCCGCAAGACAGTCCAGCATCCAGAAGGACTGACTACAGCCCTACCTCAGGGAATAGTGGTGACCATCATCACTAATATGCAGTCTGTGGGACTCAACAGCACAGCACTGAAAATCGCCCACGAGTTTGACAAAGCCAGAGGCTAA
- the LOC118396717 gene encoding tropomyosin alpha-1 chain isoform X6 has translation MDAIKKKMQMLKLDKENALDRAEGAEGDKKAAEDKSKQLEDEISELEKKLRITEDERDKVLDEFQAAEEKFLNAEEVATKLEDDLVALQKKLKGTEDELDKYSESLKDAQEKLEVAEKTATDAEADVASLNRRIQLVEEELDRAQERLATALTKLEEAEKAADESERGMKVIENRASKDEEKMELQDIQLKEAKHIAEEADRKYEEVARKLVIIESDLERTEERAELSEGKCSELEEELKTVTNNLKSLEAQAEKYSQKEDKYEEEIKVLTDKLKEAETRAEFAERSVAKLEKTIDDLEDELYAQKLKYKAISEELDNALNDMTSM, from the exons ATGGATGCCATCAAGAAGAAGATGCAGATGCTCAAGCTCGACAAGGAGAATGCCTTGGACAGAGCTGAGGGAGCCGAGGGAGACAAGAAGGCAGCAGAGGACAAGAGCAAACAG TTAGAGGATGAAATAAGTGAATTGGAAAAGAAATTACGGATCACCGAAGATGAACGTGATAAAGTGCTTGATGAGTTCCAAGCCGCGGAGGAAAAGTTTCTGAACGCCGAGGAGGTGGCCACCAAG CTCGAGGATGACTTGGTAGCTCTGCAGAAGAAGCTGAAGGGAACAGAGGATGAGTTGGACAAGTACTCCGAGTCCCTTAAGGATGCCCAGGAGAAACTTGAGGTGGCTGAGAAGACAGCCACGGAC gCTGAGGCCGATGTCGCTTCCCTTAACAGACGTATCCAGCTAGTTGAGGAGGAGTTGGATCGTGCTCAGGAGCGTCTGGCAACTGCCCTGACCAAGCTGGAGGAGGCTGAGAAGGCGGCTGACGAGTCCGAGAG AGGCATGAAGGTCATTGAGAACAGGGCCTCCAAGGATGAGGAGAAGATGGAGCTGCAGGATATCCAGCTGAAGGAGGCCAAGCACATCGCTGAGGAGGCTGACCGCAAATACGAGGAG GTTGCCCGTAAGCTGGTCATCATTGAGAGTGATCTGGAACGTACAGAAGAGCGCGCCGAGCTTTCAGAAGG CAAATGCTCTGAGCTTGAGGAAGAGTTGAAAACTGTGACCAACAACCTGAAGTCACTGGAGGCCCAGGCTGAGAAG TACTCACAGAAGGAGGACAAGTACGAGGAGGAGATCAAGGTCCTCACTGACAAGCTGAAGGAG GCTGAGACTCGTGCTGAGTTCGCTGAGAGATCAGTAGCCAAACTTGAGAAGACCATCGACGACTTGGAAG ATGAGTTGTATGCCCAGAAACTGAAGTACAAGGCAATCAGCGAGGAGCTGGACAACGCCCTCAACGACATGACTTCCATGTAA
- the LOC118396717 gene encoding tropomyosin alpha-1 chain isoform X1 yields the protein MDAIKKKMQMLKLDKENALDRAEGAEGDKKAAEDKSKQLEDDLVALQKKLKGTEDELDKYSESLKDAQEKLEVAEKTATDAEADVASLNRRIQLVEEELDRAQERLATALTKLEEAEKAADESERGMKVIENRASKDEEKMELQDIQLKEAKHIAEEADRKYEEVARKLVIIESDLERTEERAELSEGKCSELEEELKTVTNNLKSLEAQAEKYSQKEDKYEEEIKVLTDKLKEAETRAEFAERSVAKLEKTIDDLEDELYAQKLKYKAISEELDNALNDMTSI from the exons ATGGATGCCATCAAGAAGAAGATGCAGATGCTCAAGCTCGACAAGGAGAATGCCTTGGACAGAGCTGAGGGAGCCGAGGGAGACAAGAAGGCAGCAGAGGACAAGAGCAAACAG CTCGAGGATGACTTGGTAGCTCTGCAGAAGAAGCTGAAGGGAACAGAGGATGAGTTGGACAAGTACTCCGAGTCCCTTAAGGATGCCCAGGAGAAACTTGAGGTGGCTGAGAAGACAGCCACGGAC gCTGAGGCCGATGTCGCTTCCCTTAACAGACGTATCCAGCTAGTTGAGGAGGAGTTGGATCGTGCTCAGGAGCGTCTGGCAACTGCCCTGACCAAGCTGGAGGAGGCTGAGAAGGCGGCTGACGAGTCCGAGAG AGGCATGAAGGTCATTGAGAACAGGGCCTCCAAGGATGAGGAGAAGATGGAGCTGCAGGATATCCAGCTGAAGGAGGCCAAGCACATCGCTGAGGAGGCTGACCGCAAATACGAGGAG GTTGCCCGTAAGCTGGTCATCATTGAGAGTGATCTGGAACGTACAGAAGAGCGCGCCGAGCTTTCAGAAGG CAAATGCTCTGAGCTTGAGGAAGAGTTGAAAACTGTGACCAACAACCTGAAGTCACTGGAGGCCCAGGCTGAGAAG TACTCACAGAAGGAGGACAAGTACGAGGAGGAGATCAAGGTCCTCACTGACAAGCTGAAGGAG GCTGAGACTCGTGCTGAGTTCGCTGAGAGATCAGTAGCCAAACTTGAGAAGACCATCGACGACTTGGAAG ATGAGTTGTATGCCCAGAAACTGAAGTACAAGGCAATCAGCGAGGAGCTGGACAACGCCCTCAACGACATGACTTCCAT ATAA